The following nucleotide sequence is from Thermoanaerobaculia bacterium.
ACGAAGTCGACGGTGATCTGCTTCTGCGATTTGAGGAAAGAGTCCGTCGCGACGCTCGAGAGGCTGTATCCCTTGTCGTAGAGCGGCGTCGAGTCGACATTGATCTGGCTCCCGGGGTCGAGCTTGAAGTCGTTGAGACGATACGGCGAGACCTGGACGGAGAGCGTGTGCGTCGTGCTCCCGGGCATCAGATCCGGAAGATCGAAACACCAGAACTGCGACTTCGACCCGCCGCAACTGTTGGTCGTTCCCGTGCCGCTGTAGACGGCGTGTTTCCCCTGGAGGAACGCATACTGGATCCCGGAGTCGGCGGCGTAGAACGTCTTGTTGACGGTCGCTTCGGCGCCCGCGATCTGGAATTCCGTCGTCGTCGAAAAGAGGAGGGCGAGGCCCAGGATCGTCAGGATGAACATCACGAGTACCGAAAGGATGAACGCGGCACCGCGCTCGGAGCGGCGACGTCTGACAGCAGCGGAAAACCTTCGCATCGTCTTCTTCCTATT
It contains:
- a CDS encoding pilus assembly PilX N-terminal domain-containing protein, with product MRRFSAAVRRRRSERGAAFILSVLVMFILTILGLALLFSTTTEFQIAGAEATVNKTFYAADSGIQYAFLQGKHAVYSGTGTTNSCGGSKSQFWCFDLPDLMPGSTTHTLSVQVSPYRLNDFKLDPGSQINVDSTPLYDKGYSLSSVATDSFLKSQKQITVDFVIGPVPLSVEDVGQ